The genomic segment ttcatcactccactcagaatctataatatgatctaatactataataacagtGATaaccagggcttgcatttgaaaaaaaattccgttttatgttatttacaactAAAACGATATCCAAGTgttgtgtttatcgttattcagaattaaaacgttatacctacaagttttgcgtttatcgtcatttataatattgtttatttattaaatttagttataagtaataactaatgcgggtaggtaatggcccggatacggaatataatataataaattctaatgcccgtatgcatgaaataaatatttctacgaaaccaatataactttttaataaatggattttaaattatttcgttttgctttatttttcgttcaatgaaattctataaatcacgttttgcgatatttttcatttaatgacATCTAATATATTCCATTAACCGTTacgttttgttttgcggtattcaattaattttgattattgctTTCCGTAATAATTAcgttttacaaatttcaatcgtctttttatctaatatataatcataacgttattTTAACGTGTGCATGTCCtggcaataactaataattaataatactataatttctgatatatttcttgataaaataatattacataatatagatagaaACAAAATAGGTACTCATTGTGTGATCCACGTAATCTACTGTTCATGCCAATATTGAAAAAGTCgattaaacttattaaactgggttaagtaaatattttttccataatattaactTTCGGCTTTGCGAGTGATACGCATTATTTGTTATCTATTAACTTCTGATTGAATGAACTTGTGTttactttatacttaaaataactcgagtcaattattttcattatctaACTTACACACGTTTGAGATTTTGCCTCAGGTTTTATACTCGTAAATTACTTTATCAccgacgatattatattattttattagttttattcacagatttctatatattaGCAGTATTATAGAAGTCTGTGGTTTTATTCAGTACATGGTATGTCGACTGCCATCTACCGGCGGACATGTCATCTAATAAAAAAACTCTGTCCATCGCCTTATCTATAGCCCTGAAAATATTTCGTCCGTGTTATAATTTTCCGACCGCAGCCGCATGCTGTTGACTGTACTCgtagagtaatattactctatgacTGTTCTACTCACTCTGAGATctatactaatatgtattattaattatatattattattatatgaattgtataatatattatctgtcTCAATTCTCAGTGACTTATCACTACAGCAGACTGTGGTACTTACTTGTTGTTTCTCTTATCGTCTTGAGTGTTACGCGAGAGATAACGTTTACGGGACGTGCCGAATAAAGAGCTTGTCCCGACGGAgaactgtaaaaaaataactattgcaTTCCTAGGATGTTTAATTGTTGACACGGACCATCGACTTGGAATCCATCAACGGCACGTACACATCGTCATTCCGCCATAGGTATTAAACTATTAGCGTTTAAGTGTGGtggaaactataataatatcgagtCATAATAACAATACCGTTATCAATAATTCTAATCTAATAACTATTTTGTGACCAAACCGAGGTTGGCAAGTAAGTCGAAGTAACTTGTTTGAGTGTTTTGATCTTGTCTCGACCGATGTCGCTTGTCATTGTTTAAACGACATCCTTGTCCTTGTTCAGTATACAAAGTGAAACGTATTGGCGGTATAATCCGAAGGTAAGCCTAGgtaaatcgatgattatttcaaatcaaattCATTTCATAGTAGTTTTCTGTAATCATTAAGAACTAAgtcatcaataattttaattttgacatggATCAAAATATATCCTGTAGTTGTGTATTGTCGTATctcaaagaaaattaaattattctaaataggTACTACTAAATAATGTATGGGTATCTTGAATCTTGTTTCATATTTCATCACTGTGACTTTTGGATATTGacagtttatatttaattgtaatggttgtatataaatatataatacatacctacactTTGTTGCatgaaaaattgattaatttaatggttttaataaaatttattggaCCAATCATGGGCCGTTATAtcatgtttaagggaccattagctcactattgatttgTCAAATGTTAAAAGATAGTTCATGCAACTCAGCATTAGtattgcaaaataatatgttagtgaACAAAAAGCATCAGTACCAACAGTTGGTTTCAACATTATATACTCTACCtcaaaattataatctaattaaaataaattattatatgaataaaaataaacattttaacttccccgaattatacacatttatgaaaacacataatattaggtgGGTAGCATAGATTTTAAAGACTTCCTTCATATaccttttaatatttagattataggGTCAAATGTATTTAGCTAACCTAATTAAATTACCAGTGACTGTTTCAATGTAGTAGTGTTTGGTCATGCACCATAGCCACTACTACCTAGTTTAAAACCAGCGGTAGAGCATACTGTAAGATAACTATGTCACATTCCGATAGGGGATAATATGAGATAGATTCATGATGCtatcaaaaaaaagtattttcttaactaatattgattatatgaAATTGATTAGTCTTCACCTTTCAGGcaatacctaatatgttattatatttttgatattgccaaatatatttgttgatttaatgaaaactttaaaatattttctgaaattgtCTCGACCAGTATGcttatttgaaaatgtgatgctttataattactgaatatttttaaagtaaatattaagaatattatttaatatataaacttgaaattctttgttaatattttaaacatgatcAAATATTAAGAAAgttatttcacaatttttaacTTGCATTTTAAAAAGCTATAAATCTgctagatattaaaaaaatatcttagtaaatcaatataggtacatccGTTTATTTAATGTAGATATCTAaatgactattataatttacccaTGGAATGTGTTGCTTCTAAATACCTATTGACATAAATGTTTTCAGAATAAttgcttaaattttaaatcaatatattatgataattatacaaattacaaacaataagtaattattataaatctattgcatattttattatgttaatctaatgtacttttaatattactCAATTGTAATAAactcaatacctatattattttctgtttcagatttttcaatgaatgtcaatgttaacaacaaaaatgtttgcttcaaatatattttaagtatatccaatgctttatttaaatttgaaacattttaaacccTGGATTTATAAAATCGAGTTCTTGTTTAATAGATTTAAACAtcctaaacaaatattaatgaataagttaattgacataaaaaaatatgaacaacaaGCTATCTCTTTGgctgttaaattaattaatgacgGTAGTGTTGTTGCACTTCCAACTGATACTGTCTATGGTTTAGCAACTGATGCACAAAATCCAAGCGCTATaggcaaactatacaatatcAAAGAGCGTAATCTTCAAAAACCAATTGCTATATGTACTCATCATGTAAATGATATTGGAAATTGGGGAGAAATTGGTCACTTGCCTTTTGGTCTTTTAGATTCACTATTACCTGGGCCTGTAACAGTCATACTACAAAGAACACCATCTCTAAATTT from the Acyrthosiphon pisum isolate AL4f chromosome X, pea_aphid_22Mar2018_4r6ur, whole genome shotgun sequence genome contains:
- the LOC103308517 gene encoding yrdC domain-containing protein, mitochondrial translates to MLYLNLKHFKPWIYKIEFLFNRFKHPKQILMNKLIDIKKYEQQAISLAVKLINDGSVVALPTDTVYGLATDAQNPSAIGKLYNIKERNLQKPIAICTHHVNDIGNWGEIGHLPFGLLDSLLPGPVTVILQRTPSLNFALNPEESNIAIRVPNSGFICNIVSDLKKPIALTSANESNKPSTLKPIEFLNLWPKLDAIFDGGTIGSSLESRQGSTIIDLTIDSRFRVIRTGSALLNTIQKLHQFGLKEL